The following are from one region of the Capsicum annuum cultivar UCD-10X-F1 chromosome 1, UCD10Xv1.1, whole genome shotgun sequence genome:
- the LOC107852960 gene encoding pre-mRNA-splicing factor ISY1 homolog — protein MRAAAAMQKENTELVEENLLLEKDEFVVHVPLPDEKEIERMVVQKKKMELLSKYYCSEFLKEEQMETKAILNIQRFKFENEFF, from the exons ATGCGGGCTGCCGCAGCTATGCAAAAGGAAAACACCGAGCTAGTGGAAGAAAATTTATTGTTGGAAAAAGATGAATTTGTGGTACACGTCCCATTGCCTGATGAGAAGGAGATTGAAAGAATGGTGGTacagaagaagaagatggagCTTCTGAGCAAGTATTATTGCAGTGAGTTTTTAAAGGAAGAACAAATGGAAACTAAGGCCATACTCAACATTCAAAG GTTCAAATTTGAGAatgaattcttttaa